A stretch of the Fusobacterium varium genome encodes the following:
- a CDS encoding putative rRNA methylase: MERIIGVNPVIEVLQNKEKNIEKLEMFKGNKDEKLNRIKKLASERNVKIFYTDKKIENSQGVAVYISEYDYYVEFGEFLEKIAPMEKSIVLILDEIQDPRNFGALIRSAEVFGVKGIIIPERNAVRVNETVVKTSTGAIEHVDIVKVTNISEALLKLKKLDYWVYGAEGEGSKDYSKEKYPSRTALVLGSEGNGIRKKVKENCDVLIKIPMYGKINSLNVSVAGGIILSEIVKSF; encoded by the coding sequence ATGGAGAGAATCATAGGAGTTAATCCTGTAATTGAAGTATTGCAAAATAAAGAAAAAAATATTGAAAAATTAGAAATGTTTAAAGGAAATAAAGATGAAAAACTTAATAGAATAAAAAAACTTGCATCTGAAAGAAATGTAAAAATATTCTATACAGACAAGAAAATAGAAAATTCTCAAGGAGTAGCTGTATATATCAGTGAGTATGATTATTATGTAGAATTTGGAGAATTTTTAGAGAAAATAGCTCCTATGGAAAAATCAATTGTCCTCATTTTAGATGAAATACAAGATCCTAGAAATTTTGGTGCTTTAATAAGAAGTGCAGAAGTATTTGGAGTAAAAGGGATAATAATCCCAGAAAGAAATGCAGTAAGAGTAAATGAAACGGTGGTTAAAACTTCTACTGGGGCAATAGAACATGTAGATATAGTGAAAGTAACAAATATATCAGAAGCTTTGCTTAAATTAAAAAAATTGGATTATTGGGTATATGGAGCAGAAGGAGAGGGCAGTAAAGATTATTCAAAAGAGAAATATCCAAGCAGAACGGCCCTTGTTCTTGGAAGTGAAGGGAATGGAATAAGAAAAAAAGTAAAAGAAAACTGTGATGTCTTGATAAAAATACCTATGTATGGAAAGATAAATTCTTTAAATGTATCAGTAGCAGGAGGAATAATTCTTTCTGAAATAGTAAAATCATTCTAA
- a CDS encoding putative RNA polymerase sigma-H factor, translating to MAIELVNEDVIKQAQLGDQESINIILKEYKNLIYLNVRNYFIIGAEQDDLLQEGTIGLLKALKAYQKGKSSFKTFAMICIRRQILTAVKASNTQKNTALNLASGNYIDCDGGKEIEYNKGLQSYVNYDPEEIFLTKEKLNNFKSFVNENFSSFEKEVFDYMIKGYSYREIADELNKSLKTIDNSFQRIKRKSELWINSYQEKHG from the coding sequence ATGGCTATCGAGTTGGTAAATGAAGATGTGATAAAACAAGCTCAACTGGGCGATCAGGAATCTATTAATATAATATTAAAAGAATATAAAAATCTTATATATCTTAATGTAAGAAATTATTTCATAATAGGAGCAGAGCAAGATGACCTTCTGCAAGAAGGAACTATTGGACTCCTTAAAGCATTGAAAGCTTATCAAAAAGGGAAATCTTCATTTAAAACTTTTGCAATGATCTGTATAAGAAGGCAAATATTAACAGCAGTAAAAGCATCAAATACGCAAAAAAATACTGCTCTTAATCTTGCGTCTGGGAATTATATAGATTGTGATGGAGGAAAAGAAATAGAGTATAATAAAGGACTGCAATCTTATGTAAATTATGATCCTGAAGAAATATTTCTTACTAAAGAAAAATTGAATAATTTTAAATCTTTTGTAAATGAGAATTTTAGTTCTTTTGAGAAAGAAGTTTTTGATTATATGATAAAAGGCTATTCATATAGAGAAATAGCAGATGAGTTGAATAAAAGCTTGAAGACAATAGATAATAGTTTTCAAAGAATAAAAAGAAAAAGTGAACTTTGGATAAATAGCTATCAAGAAAAACATGGATAA
- the leuS gene encoding leucyl-tRNA synthetase: protein MREYDFKEVEAKWQKKWADGNIFKTENSVHGKENYYVLEMLPYPSGKLHVGHARNYTIGDVISRYKRMKGYNVLHPMGWDSFGLPAENAAIQNGAHPAVWTKSNIENMKRQLKMLGFSYDWEREIASYTPEYYRWNQWIFKRLYEKGLIYKKKSLVNWCPDCNTVLANEQVEDGKCWRHSKTSVIQKELEQWFFKITDYADELLEGHKEIKDGWPEKVLTMQKNWIGKSYGTEIVFTVEETGEKLPMFTTRIDTIYGVSYCVVAPEHPIVSEIIKTNPEIKAAVQEMKNTDLIERSAEGREKRGVFTGWHVINPVTKEKVQLWVADYVLMNYGTGAVMAVPSHDERDFAFAKKYNLPLKVVINPVDKETKKEVILEADKMTEAFTEMGIMTNSGKFNGISSKKALTDIAVFVEENGYGTRTIKYRLKDWGVSRQRYWGTPIPALYCEKCGTVMEKDENLPVTLPEDVSFSGTGNPLETSESFKHAVCPICGGPAKRDTDTMDTFVDSSWYFLRYCDPKNTNLPFDKNIVDGWFPVDQYIGGIEHAVMHLLYARFFHKVLRDMGLLSSNEPFKRLLTQGMVLGASYYSNNENRFLYAEEVEIKGEKVYSKVTGEELISKIEKMSKSKNNGVDPEEMVEKYGADTTRLFIMFAAPPEKELEWNENGLAGAYRFLTKIWRMVMEHKENMEFGEINLNAVSREDKALIIKLNQTIKKVTESIENDYHFNTSIAATMELINETQDFKTNVIEAGKATSESRKIFGEVARNIILMLSPFTPHFCDDLWEEMGNKGYLFNEAWPTFKEELTISSDVVIAVQVNGKVRGTVEVERGTSKEIVEKLALEIENVKKHIEGKTLVKVIVVPEKIVNIVVK, encoded by the coding sequence TTGAGAGAGTATGATTTTAAAGAAGTAGAAGCTAAGTGGCAAAAAAAATGGGCAGATGGAAATATTTTCAAAACTGAGAACAGTGTTCATGGAAAAGAGAATTATTATGTGCTCGAGATGCTCCCTTATCCTTCTGGAAAACTTCATGTGGGACATGCCAGAAACTATACTATAGGAGATGTTATATCTAGATACAAAAGAATGAAGGGATATAATGTTTTACATCCTATGGGATGGGATTCTTTTGGATTGCCAGCAGAAAATGCTGCTATTCAAAATGGAGCACATCCAGCAGTATGGACTAAGTCTAATATTGAAAATATGAAAAGACAGTTAAAGATGCTAGGGTTTTCATATGACTGGGAAAGAGAAATAGCTTCATATACACCTGAATATTATAGATGGAATCAATGGATATTTAAAAGATTATATGAAAAAGGATTAATTTATAAGAAGAAGTCACTTGTAAACTGGTGCCCAGATTGTAATACAGTTCTAGCTAATGAACAAGTAGAAGATGGAAAATGCTGGAGGCATAGTAAAACTTCTGTTATTCAAAAAGAATTAGAACAATGGTTCTTTAAAATAACGGATTATGCTGATGAATTGTTAGAGGGACATAAAGAAATAAAAGATGGATGGCCTGAAAAGGTACTTACAATGCAAAAAAACTGGATTGGAAAATCTTATGGAACAGAGATTGTTTTTACTGTTGAGGAAACAGGAGAAAAGCTCCCAATGTTTACAACAAGAATAGATACAATATATGGAGTATCTTATTGTGTAGTAGCACCTGAGCATCCTATAGTTTCTGAAATAATTAAAACAAATCCAGAAATAAAAGCAGCAGTACAGGAAATGAAAAATACTGATTTAATAGAAAGATCAGCAGAAGGAAGAGAAAAAAGAGGAGTGTTTACAGGATGGCATGTAATAAATCCTGTAACAAAAGAAAAAGTACAATTATGGGTAGCTGACTATGTTCTTATGAATTATGGTACAGGAGCAGTTATGGCAGTTCCTTCGCATGATGAAAGAGATTTTGCTTTTGCTAAGAAATATAATCTTCCTTTAAAAGTAGTAATAAATCCTGTGGATAAAGAAACTAAAAAAGAAGTGATTTTAGAAGCAGATAAAATGACAGAAGCATTTACAGAAATGGGAATAATGACTAATTCAGGAAAATTTAATGGAATTTCTTCAAAAAAAGCTCTTACTGATATAGCTGTATTTGTGGAAGAAAATGGATATGGAACAAGAACTATAAAATATAGATTAAAAGATTGGGGAGTATCAAGACAGAGATATTGGGGAACACCTATCCCAGCATTATATTGTGAAAAATGTGGTACTGTTATGGAAAAAGATGAAAATCTTCCAGTAACACTTCCTGAAGATGTTTCATTTTCTGGAACAGGAAATCCACTTGAAACTTCAGAAAGTTTCAAACACGCAGTATGTCCAATATGTGGCGGACCTGCAAAAAGAGATACTGATACAATGGATACATTTGTAGATTCATCTTGGTATTTCTTAAGATATTGTGACCCTAAAAATACAAATTTACCATTTGATAAGAATATTGTAGATGGCTGGTTTCCAGTAGATCAATATATAGGTGGAATAGAACATGCTGTAATGCATTTGCTTTATGCAAGATTTTTCCATAAAGTATTGAGAGATATGGGATTACTTTCATCTAATGAACCTTTTAAAAGACTTTTAACACAAGGAATGGTATTAGGAGCTTCTTACTATTCAAATAATGAAAACAGATTTCTTTATGCAGAAGAAGTGGAAATTAAAGGAGAAAAGGTATATTCTAAAGTAACTGGGGAAGAACTTATTAGTAAAATAGAAAAGATGTCTAAATCAAAAAATAATGGAGTAGATCCTGAAGAGATGGTAGAAAAATATGGGGCAGATACTACTAGATTATTTATAATGTTTGCTGCACCACCTGAAAAAGAACTTGAATGGAATGAGAATGGTCTGGCAGGAGCATACAGATTTCTTACTAAAATCTGGAGAATGGTAATGGAACATAAAGAAAATATGGAGTTTGGAGAAATAAATCTTAATGCTGTAAGCAGAGAGGATAAAGCCCTTATTATTAAATTAAATCAAACTATAAAAAAAGTAACTGAATCTATAGAAAATGATTACCATTTTAATACTTCTATAGCAGCCACTATGGAACTCATAAATGAAACGCAAGACTTTAAAACAAATGTCATAGAAGCAGGAAAAGCAACTTCTGAGTCTAGAAAAATATTTGGTGAAGTGGCAAGAAACATTATTTTAATGCTTTCACCATTTACACCTCATTTTTGCGATGATTTATGGGAAGAAATGGGAAATAAAGGATATCTTTTCAATGAAGCATGGCCTACTTTTAAAGAAGAGCTTACAATATCTTCGGATGTGGTTATAGCTGTGCAGGTGAATGGAAAAGTAAGAGGAACTGTAGAAGTAGAAAGAGGAACTTCTAAAGAAATAGTTGAAAAGTTAGCTTTAGAAATAGAAAATGTTAAAAAACACATAGAAGGAAAGACTCTAGTAAAAGTTATAGTTGTTCCAGAAAAAATAGTCAATATAGTAGTAAAATAA